A genomic stretch from Chloroflexota bacterium includes:
- a CDS encoding response regulator produces the protein MSKPMSHDDPALSESAVPPANVIEQVRQALAHLYDFPRLQSHPLAQQLAHAAERASETAGQLLRRELINAIETLNPGPSVPFRAPHARLYNLLHLHYVEGITIQETARELGVSLRQAYRDLRRAEESVAAVLWARYFQQAPQEPRAVHLSSLQAEMGRLEPHPRPIDARRLLQRACKAVERLAQQRHIRLQIHAPTEQFVISADPTVAQQILTGLLSYAVQQAQGGVIEGVLATGEERATLRLSYTPAHGAMRSTPPAAITQLIEKQGWDLEETRHPETGCSIALHMSVYGPTVLVIDDNEGLVELLERYLTGHACRVVAAASGREGLQLAQELNPDAIVLDVMMPEMDGWEVLQMLRTRPQTSAIPVIVCSVFNDPELAYSLGASLFLAKPVRRDDVLNALRELGVV, from the coding sequence ATGAGCAAGCCAATGAGCCACGACGATCCGGCGCTATCAGAGTCCGCGGTCCCGCCGGCGAATGTCATCGAGCAGGTGAGACAGGCGCTGGCACATTTATATGACTTCCCACGTCTTCAAAGCCACCCGTTGGCTCAACAGTTGGCCCACGCGGCCGAGCGTGCGAGCGAGACGGCCGGCCAGCTCCTGCGACGAGAGCTGATCAACGCCATCGAGACGCTGAACCCTGGCCCGAGTGTCCCTTTCCGCGCGCCCCATGCTCGTCTGTACAACCTGCTCCACCTCCACTACGTCGAAGGGATCACGATCCAGGAAACCGCACGCGAGCTAGGAGTCTCCCTACGCCAAGCGTATCGGGATCTCCGCCGCGCGGAGGAGAGCGTCGCAGCCGTCCTATGGGCCCGCTACTTTCAGCAAGCCCCCCAGGAGCCCCGTGCCGTTCACCTCTCCTCGCTCCAGGCGGAGATGGGGCGGCTGGAGCCCCACCCTCGCCCCATCGACGCGCGCCGTCTCCTGCAGCGAGCTTGTAAGGCCGTGGAGCGGCTCGCCCAACAGCGCCATATCCGCCTCCAGATCCACGCCCCTACGGAACAGTTCGTCATCTCGGCCGATCCCACCGTCGCTCAGCAGATCCTGACCGGCCTGCTGAGCTATGCCGTGCAGCAAGCCCAGGGCGGAGTGATCGAGGGCGTACTGGCGACAGGGGAGGAGAGGGCTACCCTTCGGTTGAGCTATACGCCCGCCCATGGCGCGATGAGATCCACCCCTCCGGCCGCGATCACCCAATTGATCGAGAAGCAAGGCTGGGATCTGGAGGAGACGCGCCATCCAGAGACCGGATGCTCCATCGCCCTTCATATGTCCGTTTACGGCCCTACCGTGCTGGTGATCGACGACAACGAGGGATTGGTGGAACTCCTGGAGCGCTATCTCACCGGCCATGCCTGCCGGGTGGTGGCAGCCGCCAGCGGCCGGGAGGGGCTACAGCTGGCACAGGAGCTGAACCCTGACGCCATCGTGCTGGACGTGATGATGCCGGAAATGGATGGCTGGGAGGTGCTGCAAATGCTGCGCACGCGTCCACAGACATCCGCCATTCCGGTCATCGTCTGCTCCGTCTTTAATGACCCGGAGCTGGCCTACTCGCTGGGTGCCTCTCTCTTCCTGGCGAAGCCCGTCCGCCGGGATGACGTCCTGAACGCGCTACGGGAGCTTGGGGTGGTATAA